Below is a genomic region from Erigeron canadensis isolate Cc75 chromosome 7, C_canadensis_v1, whole genome shotgun sequence.
TCTTTTCAATATTAAAAGATGGAAAAGTTATTAACGTCCACACATTGCGTTGATACAATTCTAATACATGATAGCGTGAACCCTATCATGTATTGTAGTGTGTTAAAGTATGTTAGGTTGCCAGAGGTGGCTCGACAGTAGTATGAGACTGTACGATCGTTTTAGGCCTCTAAAATTCTAAGGCCTCAAAATTCTGTATATTAGACTTAATGTATGGATTTTAATGTATGGATTTTGGATcaagtatcattatataatttgcgtTTCAGTAACACCCTTTTGATTTTTATATCAACAtctgcattttttttattattagtagttGAATAACAAAAATCAAGCTACTattcttttttactttaatttatttggTAACGAATTAAGCATCAAAATTGATCTTTTTTGAGGTCTCCAAAAACTTTAAGCCGTCATTGTAGGTTGCATGTTTGCTACTCCCCCACGCTAACAGACAGGTATTTCCTTCTTTGCTATCGGCGACCGACATGTATGATAACTAAACTCTTTACATTTTTCGACTTTCACCTCTTTGTGGCCAGAaatccttatggaagcagtctctctacctttgaataGAGGTGTATCCCATCTAGGAATTGGGTCTTTGTTGTTGATAGTGTGAACACTACCAACAATAACCTTTATCACATCAATACCACATCATCACTCCTAAACTGGAAATCCGAACATCACTACGTATTTTATTCATAATCGTGAGTTTATgatgattgatattgattacTTCATTTATACATAATAGTAATTTTTGTATACATAATTTCTTGGGAAGGAGCGATGAAGGAGCCATTGAACGGctcaaattttaaactttttttttttttttacaaagtgTTTAACCCCCTTTCTTTACCTaatcaaaaactaaacaaaTGGATGCCTCTTCATTATCTACTAACTATATGACGGTCAATGAAGTGAGGGCTGCAAGGATTGCAGATATGAAAATGGACGAAAAGTATAAGGAAGAAATTAATGTATGCAATTGCAAAGAAAATCTAGGTGCCAAAGGTCGCAAACCAACTTGCCAGCCTGGGGACAatcaatgatgagttggtgGAATGATTTGGAATTGCCATGGTGACCTATAGATCCCAGGTTTGAATCTTCATTGtaccaactttgagatataggtagtccttctatgagatagcttgggtatacccaaatTCAAGTCTGGgggcagagtttacccctattaatcatTGTGTCTTCGAGCGGATTAGTAggagccccccccccccccaattgGTTATTTAAAATAGATAATTCTACTTCGATGGAGCTCTCTAACACGGATCTGGCTAAAACAACATatgttagacctctcgctgCCGAATCGCGACATGAAGTTTTAAGTGAAATTCACttttcgaaaaaaaataaagaaagaaagaaagggagCAGACCAAATTCCACAAGACATAACTAAtgttagcttttttttttatggtaaaatgataaatccttaaaaaaaaatatagtctaataatcctcttaataaCCTTAAAACATGACATGTATTatctatttattcttttttaattatatccATTGATTTATACACATGtcatgatcatattattaaaaagataattaagctttttttttgttatgagGATCCatcatttcctttttttaaGACATGTGTAGGAAGTCAGCTGATATTtgtttacaaatttacaatgcGCCAATGCAGTATTCTCGTTGCAATACATAAATATTGATGGCGAACGAGCTCTTTGCAAtcttgtttaaaaaatattatttttatgtttataacgTAATGTTTTTTGTTCTTAATAAAAGTGTTAATGTATCGTAATGTTTAAATAAtgggtaattttattttaattcgtAATGAAAcatcatgtttttattaaaaaatgtttaatataattataaatataaaagtacagaaattaaaatttgatgaagTATTAgaataggaaaatgattaatcggTTCATCCCCGGTGAGGCATTCAATCATGGTTGACATCAACCTAATAATAATAGCTCACAAAATCGAGATAATAAAATCTCTAGCTCTCATCCATATGATGTCATGTTACAGTGTTACCTCACTGTGAAAGTTATAACTGTAAAATTCATAACCAATCTGTGAGTTATTAAGCATAACATGAATAGTTCGAAAAgattttgattaaaataaaacaagtattatagTAAAACAAATTGtttcactgaaaatcatcgtacatcattAAAGTCATTgtgtatcaattgtttcgtgaattttcgtgcatcaatttaaccatgatcttaAGATCAAGAtcatgtcttatttatttttactttaatacttgttttacaatactcaacctcTAGTTGAAAAATTTTAAGAGTTAGTAACATGTGGTAAGTATTTTACTCTGAAAAAATAATACATTAGTGATACCATATATCTATCCAAAAGTTTATATTGTCATAGTCATATACGAAATACATACGGTAACACGGTTAGACACTCCTTGTCATATACTTgtcatatattttaatttccaATTTCtccaatttaattaaattagcacaTGTCATAAtataacttacacttttttgttttccatcttcaatttacattttttaaccattttcttaaaataattattttattgaattaaaatatataaaatataaaatccaTGTTTATCTCCAACACGCGACTAACTAAACgattaaaaatatatctttttaataaacgagcatgatacccgcgcaatgcggcggcgatggCAAGGACAGTGATGTGGTGACATCAACGGATGGTGACGGCGGCAGCGACCGTTGGTGGCGGCAAATGCATTTAGGTATTTGATctaaatatatttgatttaaaagagttGTGGATATCTTTTAGGAATATAATGCAATGACTGTATAAGTTAATTCATTGatggtaaaatggtaatttcgcatgtctcaaaaattttaacttttcaacatgggtataacttttatattgtAGTATACATACGTTATTAGAtggaaaaaaacataaaatgttaaGGACAATTTTAGTAATTCAAAGAGAGagattactaaaaataaaaaaagggtcttttactttataatgaagtaaagataaaaaaaatattttacttaCAGTTAGTTTTCATCCAACTACAATTATACTTTattcatcaatttacactttttagttattttcttaaaataattattttattgaattaaaatacataaaattaatttcttaacccaaactttaattaatcaatcacaatcttcaattttttaaaattaattaaatcaacacatgtctaaattaatttatcatttttggATTTACATCACTAACTTTACAATTTAAccctatttaaaaataattaatactttattccataatgtctatctaataacaaaatatagctaaaagttagaAAGGTTACAAGATTTGGTTTAATATGAATTGATATTTATACcaatatcttattttatattattaattgtaatgaaactaattataatgttgttgttattagtaattgtagtCAAACTATAACtaggataatcattgttgttattagtaattcgAATCAAGCTATATTTAGgatacaaattatttatttataaactgaACCCTACAAATAAAATTTCAACACACGAAATCTTCGAAGACCCCAAGAACCAGCCgttatttttattgttcttttCAACCATgactaatgaaaataaaattacttttttgcaagacatcaatGAAAACTTATTTGTGTAATTAAAGTTAATACATTGCTAATCTggaagagtttgtataaaagaaatcCTACTACACCATTCAGGCTTGATATGATTTAACAATCAATGTTTACATTTGAatatgttaatttctttttaaatatatttttttatgtttaacgtataagtatttatttattttatatactaatttttatattgataatgttttaaaacctatatatttGACACGGATCTAAAATATAGTTTCTCTATCATAAACGTCATTACTCATCATGCCATTAATAAAACACAACTTCCATCTATATATAGGAATCAAATCAAAACTCATAtagatcaaaattatatatccaCACCCATGAGCAtatataaaaaaccaaatagTCTAATAATCCTTCTAACTAGCTATGAAATGATGATATGTCAAAAAATCATAGGGCAAGATTAGGgtagagaattagtggataccacatgtcatctttttaatgtattaagaggattattaggtTGGACGGAGTGGTTAGGCACCCGACCGGTACCGGATGGCACAACGCTccgaccccccggtaccggtGGGGAGGGGAGCATCTCGGGCACCACGGTGCCGGTTTCACTACcgacttagaaaaaaaaagaaaaaaaaaagaggaaggGCCCACTACCaacggttaaaaaaaaaaaccttttttttttctttctttcttcctttctcattttccctttttcttcttctttcttggCCGACCTCCTGttcttcttcttgtttaattttttttttccactcaAATCACccatataaacacataaaaatgAATAAGGGGAAGAAACCAAAACAACCCAGTTACTCAAATATACCCAAAAGACGCAGAAACACGATCACCTCAGCGGGCCGATGTTGGAGATGGTTTTGGCGCAGAAACGCACCCTTTGTGAGAAGTACGGATGACCGGCGCCTTAATTGTAtgttttacttgtaattgtGTGTTAGAATaaaattatgtgttttaattgtgttttaagttgtattagttttaatttatgaaataaaatattttatttgaataaaaattaaatggaaatgaaattaaatagaaaagggtggggaggggaggggaggggcggcgaggtgctcctagcaaaaggggaggggaggggaggagaagaaaaatcgggaAGGGGAGAGGAGGAATGGGGAAGCTCTCCCCCCACCCTTAAGCTATTTGGTTACAAAGATTTATCATTTACctatatatgtatgaaatatCTTTGGTTTATTAAATTACAATCTAACAAGAGGCAAAAGGGCATAAAGGTCAAAGCAAGGCATCTAATATTTCGCCTAAAAATGTATGCAAAATGGCATGGAATAGAAGACAAAGAGTGACCAAAACTTCCCTCGATGTGTTAAAATTGGTTGTCAAGTTGATCACTTTTAGTAATTGCCTACTTTCTCTTGTCTCATAAGTGAAGCTTCGTTAGCTTAATTAATGCCACTACATGTGTGTATGTTTGTGCTTATCACTAAGCATTAAGATTCTTTAATTGCTCTTAGCTAATTACAATAATCTTTTAGTTTGCTTGTACTTTCTTCGAAATAATGTACATCGGTTTGAGACAACGAATCTCTTTCCAAAAAAAGAGTGGTCATAAAAAATTAGTAATCAAGACGAAAATAACTTTGGAAATGTatttgaagtataaataaaaatgagcCGTATTGCTATATGGTGTAAATTTATATGAGCTTTATGGTCTTAAAAATATAGCTGTCTTTAAAAAGTTActctataatattttaaatggtCTTTGGACTATGTAACTTCTTCACATGGTaactaaaataaactaaaataaaacttCATTTTCTGAGGTGTTCATTTTTGCACCAATTAAGGAAAATCAATTGTTTGTTGATTTGATGTGACCAATAAAGGTAGAGCACATGCAATGACATTACTATATACAAAATAACATATGAAAGTTCaacaattttatttctttttagtaGAAAACAATTTGAAATGTGATAACATTCATAATTCATCATTCATCAACATGTTATGCATACACAACTTATAAATTATTACTGACATGACATTTGTAATGAAATATTTTTTGGAAACAAGTTAATGGAAAGTAGTTGGACTAACTTCTCAACAACTTTAAGATGTGTACATAACTTTGATTACATCTTACTATCATTTCAACCTTAGGTCTTTAGCAATTGGTAGAAATTCTtctagttgaaaaaaaaaggtgtttAGTTCCTGACATTAgtgtattttaaaaatattaggTATTTTAGGACTAGAATTAGAATtgatctatactattatataaaaattataacacctatgttgaaagtttacataaatggAACATATGAAttgacaaaaatacccttaatgatctaaatcaccatcaacccttaatattaaattacaccattagtctattatattagaaaatatctctactaacccctttaaatcaaatatttttacctacaccaatagatgtcgcCACCACCGTCATCGCCAACTTACtgccgcattgcgtgggtaccatgcccgtattcattaaaaatattacatgttACCTCTAAATTACCAATTTGGAACTAGAAAAGATActcaatttcatttagtatgaaaATTATCCTAAAACAGCCCAAACTTCTTGTTTAGAATTATTAGGAGAGAAGATAATACAATTATCTAATTCATCACATAATATGCATGCACATGTCATGAATTGGACTTGTATGCCAAAAGAATTGTAAAGTAAGGGctaaaacaattaaataaaagttagtTGTTTTCTTGTTATCACTTGTGCTACAGCTAAATATTCTACTAACATGCCGGCTTAAACGATACAATTAATGTTGAAGTTGGTTATTAATTTACCATGTATAATAAGACATAAGTTTTCCGGTTAGAGCAATGACCAAATGCCGGCTCATATTGTTAGTTACCATCGGCCACCACGCCAAAATATCATTCACTCATATTGTAGCAAGCTAGTGAGGGACAGTGTACCTGTTTTGACTTTCAAGTATAGATTTTAGGAATTATAATAGATAAATTGATTGATATTTAGAATATGTCTCATTTAAATTTTGATGTCTGTAAGAtgatttgatataaattttCTTTGAAGTTATATCTATGAAAAAATGATGTGCCTCAATTTAccgtttaaaaaatatatatttacatttttaagcggaaaataattaatgtgtCTAAAAGATAAGCCTAAAAGTATGCATAGTAAAGAGAGATTGACACATAACATATTcaatggtaaaaattatgaaaaagatGTGAGATACATGTGTCATAACTTGAATATATTATGCATAGTTTTAGACACATTATTAGACATATGAATTagattgattaatcattttttttatcgttatcctttttaaatatctttaccaaattaatgatcaatcatagAACTAGGAGAACAATTCTGACCAAATAAAGTTACCGTACTTACAACCGACTCTAAAACTTGCAACGACACTATGAGTCTATGACCAATAAAAACGTAATAAAAGTTCTGACTACACAATCTGATCAAGTGTTGACCCTACAAAAAGTGGAGAAGGTTGATTGTAAAAGAAAATGTCCAAAATGTATAAACAcccatttttattaaaaacttaacatgtgtctacaaaaaaaaaccaacttGTATGTACTTATTACAATTCTACAACACTCGCATTAACTCATTAAGTACTTGTTTTATACAAATTGTTCATTGCATCTTATATTTTTGTTACTACAAAAAtacatgtatttattttttttataaaagttataagtaGCTAACATGCATTTCATAATGAAATGCTATTCCAATAAAGGTATAATGTATaagaagtgatatttgtaccattttttttattggtgtaCCATAATTGTGTATTACCGGTTTATACagttaattataaaatgtatacATTGTGGTACATTAATTAAAACTTGTGTTATAGGTATCATTTTCtcataatactcgtatatgtgTATAATGAAAAGTAAAGTATAAAGAGTGTAGCTAATGTATCTATTTATGTTGGGATTGCAAAATGTTTGTGTGAAATGACAAAAGTGCCACTAGCCTACTACTACTACCACTACCTACTATGCTTGCTTAGCACAAAAAAGCTTTTAGCTTCCATTTGCAGGCTTGTAGATTCTTTACTTCACAAACTTCTTGCATCTCTCTCATGGGTCCACTTCTCATTGTCCAACTTACTACCCATTGCAAATTCTTTAATCACCATCAAATTTACAAGATTATCCTTACCCAACTTAGCCCCAAAACTTTAAGTATAAGTGTGACACTTGCCACACTTCCATTGGGTGCCATGAAGAAAACTTTAAGATAGTTACTAAGAGATCATGTCAAAATTAAGAATTTTagtgaaataataataattatgagACCATTACTTTGTATATCGCCAATGTGTGTCAATATCAACCATTGGATTAGTATTTGGCATAAGATGATATGTACTTATTAGCTGACTTACATGTTGCTTTTGCCTCTTATTTATTTATGCTAGTTCATGCATGGATTTCTCCTTCTTCTTCCAAATATAGTTTCTTCATCTCTGTTTCTAGAGAGAAGAAGTTACAAAAGTCTAGAgatatatagaattaaaaggTGTGCTTATTCATTGTCATCATTAGCAAGAAAGGTAACCAACCAACCCCATTAATTCTTTATTGTGCTTCAATTCTTGACAACTATTACTAGTTAAGTTTAGCTTAAtgtttttagttattaatttcaCATTTGTCATGGTTAGATCTTGTTAAGTTGCTAAATAACCAAATACAATCTCTTGTTTATTGGTCCTTACAGAATGCAAGAATACTGAAAAGCCATTCAAAGATTTGAGCTTTTTATGTTGTTTCTTGATCTTGGTGGGTGGCCTGCCCCTCCAAAACTTTGAGATGTTAGTGTAAATTTTACTAGTAGTAGATATGGTTATAAAATTCTTTTTCACTTGTTAGGCTCCTGTAAGAAAAGTTCAATTCTGTGTGATCTATATTTGGTGAACAACAAATGCAATCTTGATACCAACTAAAAATTTGAGTTCTTGATCTGGTTTTGTTACTCACTTTGCAAAAAGATTAAAGATTTACTCTTTTTATCTTGTTTCATGATCTGGGTAGTTTTTAATTCATAGTATTGATTATCCTTCTCTGTTTTCGGATTACTTTAGCTTTTAATCTGATACAAGTTTTGATCTGTTCTATGTTAAGAATGTTGAATCCGAATTCGGTTGAATCAAGTGATCAAGAAGTGATGAAACATATGTGTAGGTTGTGCAACAAGAGTTTCCCTTGTGGTAGATCTTTGGGAGGTCACATGAGGTCTCACTTGATCAACTCAAGTGATCACCATGATCAGAAGATGAAGATTGCTTCTGTTAACAATAAAGGTGACAACTTGGTTGATAGCAACAACACAGAAGTCATCAATGGCTATTCGAATCCGAATGAATTGGGATATGAACTTAGAAAAGATCCGAAAAAGACTCTCAAAGCAGTTATCAATGGGTGTTCGGGTTCAAATGATTTTGTTGTTCTTGATAAAATTTGCAAAGAATGTGGAAAAGGTTTTCAATCTTGGAAAGCTTTATTTGGACATATGAAATGTCACTCTGATAAAATCTTAAACAACAAAGTTGCAATTTCGAATCAAGATTCTAGGATTAGTCAATTTGTCAATGAGAATCCAGGGGTGAAAATCCGTCAGACGAAGAAATCAAGATCAAAAAATGGAGCAAGTAAAAAGTCTATAATCACTTGTGCTGCAACTTTTACTGATCACACCACTCCCACAGTGACAACAGCTTCATCTTCGGTTTCCATGAGTGCTAACTATGCTTCAACAAGTGTTGTTTCGGATATTGATCAAGATCAAGAAGCAGAGATTGCTATGTGTTTGATCATGCTTTCTAGAGATAGTGGAAAATGGGATAAAAAGCTACTAAAAAGTAGTAGTTGTGGAAtgaaaaaagttgcaaaaacTGAAGTTGGTTTCGATTCTCAAGGAACATCAGGAAAATGTATAATCAATGAAGACCAAATAGATGATCAAATGAAGAGAAAGTTTGATTGTATGACTTGCAACAAGAGTTTTCATTCTTACCAAGCACTTGGTGGCCACAAAGCAAGTCACAAGAAGTTAAAGGGATGCTTAGATTCTAAAAATGACGATGAAAATATGAATAAACGCGAACCAGTGTTAGAGCAGGCCCATATGATTAATGGGTATCGCGAAGAAACATctgaaaatcatcaaacac
It encodes:
- the LOC122608969 gene encoding zinc finger protein ZAT1-like: MLNPNSVESSDQEVMKHMCRLCNKSFPCGRSLGGHMRSHLINSSDHHDQKMKIASVNNKGDNLVDSNNTEVINGYSNPNELGYELRKDPKKTLKAVINGCSGSNDFVVLDKICKECGKGFQSWKALFGHMKCHSDKILNNKVAISNQDSRISQFVNENPGVKIRQTKKSRSKNGASKKSIITCAATFTDHTTPTVTTASSSVSMSANYASTSVVSDIDQDQEAEIAMCLIMLSRDSGKWDKKLLKSSSCGMKKVAKTEVGFDSQGTSGKCIINEDQIDDQMKRKFDCMTCNKSFHSYQALGGHKASHKKLKGCLDSKNDDENMNKREPVLEQAHMINGYREETSENHQTPSSFNLGSSIKNTLVLGAHECSICSRVFSSGQALGGHKKSHLIAEAKLNQHNQNLIEKFDKPVHEIRGFLDLNMPPDDHVDEEEAMMMNTSTTGTGFNPWYYKHESTLLGLLSTS